In Thermococcus thioreducens, a genomic segment contains:
- a CDS encoding DUF2103 domain-containing protein yields the protein MPKHFKRGVKREHHFLKGIERPLEEIARIPGVKKVIPGRIYASDSRGFEIKVSRETTTGLKLIAKSDGSVQDVFLVVDKANRERVWREIEKKMRGGKG from the coding sequence ATGCCGAAGCACTTCAAAAGGGGCGTCAAGAGGGAGCACCACTTTCTCAAGGGTATTGAGCGGCCGCTCGAAGAGATAGCCCGGATCCCAGGGGTTAAGAAGGTAATCCCCGGCAGGATATACGCGAGCGATTCCAGGGGCTTCGAGATAAAGGTCTCTAGGGAAACGACCACAGGGCTGAAGCTGATAGCGAAGAGCGATGGGAGCGTTCAGGACGTTTTTCTCGTCGTTGATAAGGCCAACAGGGAGAGGGTTTGGAGGGAGATAGAAAAGAAGATGAGGGGTGGGAAAGGCTAA
- a CDS encoding ABC transporter ATP-binding protein: MITARNLTKRFGRLVALDSINLEIDEGLTLILGPNGGGKSTFLNLCAGLYRPSNGEIKVLGENPWSNDGLRKRIGVSFDPPALPRHRTAREWLGYIAEVKGLREEEVTNAAELFSAVNYLDRKMGEYSAGMLKRISLTQAFLGKPELVFLDEPLANLDLEGIREVAEVIGEQAEKGANMVVVSHIWRPLVEFADRIVVIAAGKVVMTGTPEEVVPKIEEI, translated from the coding sequence ATGATAACCGCGAGAAACCTCACCAAGCGGTTCGGGAGGCTGGTTGCCCTGGATTCGATAAACCTTGAAATCGATGAGGGATTAACGCTTATACTCGGTCCCAACGGCGGAGGAAAGAGCACCTTCCTGAACCTCTGCGCCGGCCTCTACAGGCCAAGCAACGGGGAAATCAAGGTTCTCGGGGAAAATCCATGGAGCAACGACGGGCTGAGGAAAAGGATAGGCGTCTCCTTCGACCCGCCGGCTCTTCCGAGGCACAGGACGGCCAGGGAATGGCTCGGTTACATAGCGGAGGTCAAGGGTCTGAGGGAGGAAGAGGTAACCAACGCCGCGGAGCTGTTCTCCGCGGTGAATTACCTCGACAGAAAGATGGGAGAGTACTCTGCTGGAATGCTCAAGAGGATCAGTCTGACCCAGGCATTCCTCGGAAAGCCGGAGCTGGTGTTCCTGGACGAGCCACTGGCGAACCTCGACCTGGAGGGAATCAGGGAAGTAGCGGAAGTCATAGGCGAGCAGGCGGAAAAGGGGGCCAACATGGTCGTGGTCTCCCACATCTGGCGCCCGCTGGTTGAGTTCGCTGACAGAATCGTCGTGATAGCCGCAGGAAAGGTTGTGATGACGGGAACCCCAGAAGAGGTGGTTCCGAAAATTGAGGAGATTTAG
- a CDS encoding PEGA domain-containing protein, with product MTWKAFFLVFLMAGLLIPPVYSTGEAMEKPGYLFVEAPSGLVAEIVGVGSYATPVGLALPPGNYTVRITGNVTVIARVSVVAETATIIRVNPEEIKEAVSGEGIASVRAIFNESANYSREKLNPPFNPFAFPGGCGSNSGYLNISNPYPMGLAVRGRDEVYITLNGTFMHIGDDDRNPCIFYVEVYPGGSERQESVRNATYLVPWARLEITSVPEGLTFYINGGHNRYVFYTPMGLYVPAIPHDVHNATAIGYYGTIRIPVIHRIDTHVVGIAENHYLIESVVRVVPNETHHINVDMEKVKSALTVERKAVRTVPIEVNSEPGNASIVVTDGVLRAFAVTPTTLFLPPGNYTVIASRGNLSARESVVLVESSSVFLKLSPASATLTVVTHPGNATVLLNSKEVVARNLTLSPGRYNLTVKAPGYLMKSVEVILAPNESKTVEISLEKKPADEDPKIVISPPSSGSDDVKSEEMTETDENDVLGKNQTHSLPPTDNVPSREEKENRPLWIKLATLAGVVAVVYLILKVRR from the coding sequence GTGACGTGGAAAGCGTTTTTCCTGGTATTTTTGATGGCCGGTTTGCTCATTCCTCCTGTGTATTCAACTGGAGAAGCTATGGAGAAGCCCGGCTACCTGTTCGTTGAGGCACCCAGTGGCCTGGTGGCTGAGATAGTAGGGGTAGGCTCTTACGCTACTCCCGTAGGTCTGGCGCTCCCTCCAGGAAACTACACCGTCAGGATAACCGGAAACGTCACGGTGATTGCCCGGGTTTCGGTGGTGGCCGAGACGGCTACAATAATTCGCGTGAACCCCGAGGAGATTAAAGAGGCAGTTTCAGGGGAGGGAATCGCGTCGGTAAGGGCAATCTTCAACGAGAGCGCCAACTACAGCCGGGAAAAGCTCAACCCGCCCTTCAATCCGTTTGCGTTCCCGGGTGGGTGTGGAAGCAACTCCGGGTATCTTAACATATCAAACCCTTACCCAATGGGCCTCGCAGTGCGGGGAAGGGACGAGGTGTACATAACCCTCAATGGAACCTTCATGCACATTGGAGACGATGACAGAAATCCCTGTATTTTCTATGTCGAAGTGTATCCCGGGGGAAGCGAACGACAGGAGAGCGTCAGGAACGCCACCTACCTCGTCCCCTGGGCGCGGCTGGAAATAACCTCGGTTCCCGAAGGCCTAACGTTCTACATCAACGGGGGTCACAACAGGTACGTCTTCTATACACCCATGGGCCTCTACGTTCCCGCAATCCCCCACGATGTCCACAACGCCACCGCCATCGGTTACTACGGAACGATACGGATTCCGGTAATTCACAGGATCGACACCCACGTCGTTGGGATAGCGGAGAACCACTATCTCATCGAAAGCGTCGTCAGGGTTGTTCCCAATGAGACTCACCACATCAACGTGGACATGGAAAAGGTGAAGTCCGCGCTGACGGTGGAAAGGAAGGCTGTGAGAACGGTCCCCATTGAAGTCAATTCAGAGCCCGGCAACGCTTCCATAGTGGTTACCGATGGGGTTCTAAGGGCCTTCGCCGTCACGCCCACCACGCTGTTCCTTCCACCCGGGAACTACACGGTCATAGCCTCCAGAGGCAACCTCTCCGCCCGGGAATCGGTGGTTCTGGTCGAGAGCTCAAGCGTCTTCCTGAAGCTCTCCCCGGCCAGCGCAACCCTCACGGTCGTGACCCATCCAGGCAACGCGACGGTGCTCTTGAACAGTAAGGAGGTCGTGGCAAGAAACCTCACCCTCAGCCCCGGACGCTACAACCTCACCGTGAAGGCCCCGGGCTACCTCATGAAGAGCGTGGAGGTAATCCTGGCCCCGAACGAGTCAAAGACCGTTGAGATAAGCCTGGAGAAAAAGCCAGCAGATGAGGATCCGAAAATCGTCATCTCGCCGCCTTCGAGTGGATCGGACGACGTAAAATCTGAGGAGATGACAGAGACCGACGAGAACGACGTTCTCGGTAAAAACCAAACCCACTCGTTGCCCCCCACCGATAACGTTCCAAGCCGTGAAGAGAAGGAAAACCGTCCCCTGTGGATCAAGCTGGCTACCCTGGCCGGAGTTGTTGCGGTCGTCTATCTGATCCTGAAAGTGAGGAGGTGA
- a CDS encoding class I SAM-dependent methyltransferase, protein MSFREKYSRLGERYERIDGPLERFFDPLRRKAAAFVSGKILEVGVGTGLMLPYYPKDIELHAIDAVPEMLRVAEKKAKELGLNASFYVMDAENLEFPDGSFDTVVSTFVFCTVPNPEKAMKEIHRVLRPGGRAVFLEHTKSDCRLINWLFLKPLDILLGWLIEDNTLRETHRLVGEYFKVEHEESHYGGIVRIIVGRKEG, encoded by the coding sequence ATGAGCTTCAGGGAAAAGTATTCGAGGCTGGGCGAGAGGTACGAGCGCATAGACGGGCCGCTTGAGAGGTTCTTCGACCCCCTGAGGAGGAAGGCGGCCGCCTTTGTTTCCGGGAAGATCTTGGAGGTCGGTGTGGGGACGGGCTTGATGCTCCCCTACTATCCAAAGGACATAGAACTCCACGCAATAGATGCCGTCCCGGAGATGCTGAGAGTGGCGGAGAAGAAGGCCAAGGAACTCGGCCTGAATGCCAGCTTTTACGTCATGGACGCCGAGAACCTTGAATTCCCGGACGGGAGCTTTGACACCGTGGTCTCGACCTTCGTGTTCTGCACTGTCCCGAACCCGGAGAAGGCGATGAAAGAAATCCATCGCGTCCTGAGGCCGGGCGGGAGGGCGGTATTCCTCGAACACACAAAAAGCGACTGCAGGCTGATCAACTGGCTCTTCCTCAAGCCCCTTGACATTCTCCTCGGGTGGCTAATAGAGGACAACACCCTCCGGGAAACCCACAGACTGGTGGGAGAGTACTTCAAGGTCGAGCACGAGGAGAGCCACTATGGCGGGATTGTGAGGATTATTGTGGGGAGAAAGGAGGGATAA
- the lrpA gene encoding HTH-type transcriptional regulator LrpA translates to MLDERDRIIIDMLTKDARTPFTEIAKVLGISETAVRKRVKALEEAGVIKQYTVVVDPSKLGYNLVSLTGVDTLPEKIFDVASKLKEFEFVRSVYLTSGDHMIMAEVWAKDGEDLSDIISNRIGKIEGVTKVCPAIILEKLK, encoded by the coding sequence ATGCTTGATGAAAGGGACAGGATTATAATCGACATGCTCACTAAGGATGCCCGTACTCCTTTCACGGAGATAGCCAAGGTTCTGGGCATCAGCGAGACAGCCGTCAGGAAGAGGGTTAAGGCCCTTGAGGAGGCAGGAGTTATCAAGCAGTACACCGTTGTCGTTGACCCATCGAAGCTCGGCTACAACCTCGTCAGCCTCACTGGCGTTGACACACTGCCGGAGAAGATATTCGACGTTGCGAGCAAGCTCAAGGAGTTTGAGTTTGTCAGGAGCGTCTACCTCACGAGCGGTGACCACATGATAATGGCCGAGGTATGGGCCAAGGACGGGGAGGATCTCTCCGACATAATCTCCAACAGGATAGGCAAAATCGAGGGCGTTACAAAGGTCTGCCCTGCCATAATTCTCGAAAAGCTGAAGTGA